A window of the Brassica oleracea var. oleracea cultivar TO1000 chromosome C1, BOL, whole genome shotgun sequence genome harbors these coding sequences:
- the LOC106297633 gene encoding uncharacterized protein LOC106297633, translated as MNPLNLATTSSPPPVANDLLAKRKRRRPRKDETTTQPQQENVNLVGKTFSAVVAGSFDTGHIVNVKVNDSDTELIGFVFRKGKVTPVAPENDVAPHVKMVAKEGIKNQTDLPPNDQPVKDVEICESARPLSLVPYQSDDEEPKEAVVEERDGVMEEGEAATPLLEFFPTPEATVVASQQNLALAQKEEATGEARGFGVEEPVGPVEKVPQELRLELGNKMIMSGDNKNGTDPNTSVSKSGFIANLYEGEGKKVDCAMEEEAAPSVP; from the exons ATGAATCCGTTGAATCTAGCCACCACAAGCTCACCACCTCCAGTTGCTAATGATCTCTTGGCGAAGCGAAAGAGACGCCGTCCACGCAAAGATGAAACCACAACACAGCCTCAACAAGAAAACGTTAACCTGGTTGGTAAGACGTTTTCTGCTGTGGTCGCAGGATCTTTCGACACGGGGCACATCGTCAATGTCAAGGTGAACGACAGTGACACGGAACTGATAGGTTTCGTGTTCAGGAAGGGAAAAGTCACTCCGGTAGCTCCTGAAAACGACGTGGCTCCCCATGTTAAAATGGTTGCGAAAGAAGGAATCAAGAACCAAACTGATCTCCCTCCTAATGATCAACCAGTGAAAGATGTGGAGATCTGTGAATCTGCTCGACCGTTGTCTCTAGTGCCGTATCAGAGCGATGACGAAGAACCCAAGGAAGCTGTGGTGGAGGAGAGAGATGGAG TTATGGAAGAAGGAGAAGCTGCGACTCCTTTGCTGGAGTTTTTTCCAACTCCGGAGGCGACCGTGGTGGCTTCTCAACAGAATCTTGCCTTGGCACAGAAAGAAGAGGCTACAGGTGAGGCTCGTGGGTTTGGTGTTGAGGAACCTGTTGGTCCGGTAGAGAAAGTGCCGCAGGAGCTTAGGCTAGAGCTTGGGAACAAGATGATAATGAGTGGAGACAACAAAAATGGAACAGATCCTAACACATCTGTGTCCAAGAGTGGCTTCATAGCGAATTTGTATGAAGGAGAAGGCAAGAAGGTTGACTGTGCCATGGAGGAAGAAGCAGCTCCATCAGTTCCGTAG
- the LOC106295189 gene encoding uncharacterized protein LOC106295189 isoform X2, with product MNPLNLATTSSPPPVANDLLAKRKRRRPRKDETTTQPQQENVNLVGKTFSAVVAGSFDTGHIVNVKVNDSDTELIGFVFMKGKVTPVAPENDVAPHVKMVAKEGIKNQTDLPPNDQPVKDVEICESARPLSLVPYQSDDEEPKEAVVEERDGVMEEGEAATPLLEFFPTPEATVVASQQNLALAQKEEATGEARGFGVEEPVGPVEKVPQELRLELGNKMIMSGDNKNGTDPNTSVSKSGFIANLYEGEGKKVDCAMEEEAAPSVP from the exons ATGAATCCGTTGAATCTAGCCACCACAAGCTCACCACCTCCAGTTGCTAATGATCTCTTGGCGAAGCGAAAGAGACGCCGTCCACGCAAAGATGAAACCACAACACAGCCTCAACAAGAAAACGTTAACCTGGTTGGTAAGACGTTTTCTGCTGTGGTCGCAGGATCTTTCGACACGGGGCACATCGTCAATGTCAAGGTGAACGACAGTGACACGGAACTGATAGGTTTCGTGTTCATGAAGGGAAAAGTCACTCCGGTAGCTCCTGAAAACGACGTGGCTCCCCATGTTAAAATGGTTGCGAAAGAAGGAATCAAGAACCAAACTGATCTCCCTCCTAATGATCAACCAGTGAAAGATGTGGAGATCTGTGAATCTGCTCGACCGTTGTCTCTAGTGCCGTATCAGAGCGATGACGAAGAACCCAAGGAAGCTGTGGTGGAGGAGAGAGATGGAGTTATGGAAGAAGGAGAAGCTGCGACTCCTTTGCTGGAG TTTTTTCCAACTCCGGAGGCGACCGTGGTGGCTTCTCAACAGAATCTTGCCTTGGCACAGAAAGAAGAGGCTACAGGTGAGGCTCGTGGGTTTGGTGTTGAGGAACCTGTTGGTCCGGTAGAGAAAGTGCCGCAGGAGCTTAGGCTAGAGCTTGGGAACAAGATGATAATGAGTGGAGACAACAAAAATGGAACAGATCCTAACACATCTGTGTCCAAGAGTGGCTTCATAGCGAATTTGTATGAAGGAGAAGGCAAGAAGGTTGACTGTGCCATGGAGGAAGAAGCAGCTCCATCAGTTCCGTAG
- the LOC106297116 gene encoding uncharacterized protein LOC106297116, whose protein sequence is MNPLNLATTSSPPPVANDLLAKRKRGRPRKDETTTQPQQENINLVGKTFSGAATGSFDAGYLLNVKMNDSDTKLRGLVFKKGKVTPVTPENDLAPHVKMFAREGIKNQTDLPRNDQATEDVEICESARPLSLVPYQSDDEEPEEAVMEERDGVMEEGEAATPLLEFFPTPEATVVASQQSLVLAQKETTEQQKPPGEARGFGVEEPVGPVEKVPQELRLELGNKTVMSGDKETDPKSSVSKSGFIANLLEGEGKKVDCAMEEEAAPSVP, encoded by the coding sequence ATGAATCCATTGAATCTAGCCACCACAAGCTCACCTCCACCTGTTGCCAATGATCTCTTGGCGAAGCGAAAGAGAGGTCGTCCGCGCAAAGATGAAACCACAACACAGCCTCAACAAGAAAACATTAACCTGGTTGGTAAGACGTTTTCAGGTGCGGCGACAGGATCTTTCGACGCGGGGTACCTCCTCAATGTCAAGATGAACGACAGTGACACGAAGCTGAGAGGTCTCGTGTTCAAGAAGGGGAAAGTCACTCCCGTAACCCCTGAGAACGACTTGGCTCCTCACGTTAAAATGTTCGCAAGAGAAGGGATCAAGAACCAAACTGATCTCCCTCGTAATGATCAGGCAACGGAAGATGTGGAGATCTGTGAATCTGCTCGACCGTTGTCTCTAGTGCCGTATCAGAGCGATGACGAAGAGCCCGAGGAAGCTGTGATGGAGGAGAGAGATGGAGTCATGGAGGAAGGAGAAGCTGCGACTCCTCTGCTGGAGTTTTTTCCAACTCCGGAGGCGACCGTGGTGGCTTCTCAACAGAGTCTTGTCCTGGCGCAGAAAGAGACCACAGAGCAACAGAAACCTCCTGGTGAGGCTCGTGGGTTTGGTGTTGAGGAACCTGTTGGTCCGGTGGAGAAAGTTCCGCAGGAGCTTAGGCTAGAGCTTGGTAACAAGACGGTAATGAGTGGAGACAAAGAGACAGATCCTAAAAGCTCTGTGTCCAAGAGTGGCTTCATAGCGAATTTGCTTGAAGGAGAAGGCAAGAAGGTTGACTGTGCCATGGAGGAAGAAGCAGCTCCATCAGTTCCTTAA
- the LOC106295189 gene encoding uncharacterized protein LOC106295189 isoform X1 → MNPLNLATTSSPPPVANDLLAKRKRRRPRKDETTTQPQQENVNLVGKTFSAVVAGSFDTGHIVNVKVNDSDTELIGFVFMKGKVTPVAPENDVAPHVKMVAKEGIKNQTDLPPNDQPVKDVEICESARPLSLVPYQSDDEEPKEAVVEERDGVMEEGEAATPLLEFFPTPEATVVASQQNLALAQKEEATGEARGFGVEEPVGPVEKVPQELRLELGNKMIMSGDSKNGTDPNTSVSKSGFVANLFEGEGNKVDCAMEEEAAPSVP, encoded by the coding sequence ATGAATCCGTTGAATCTAGCCACCACAAGCTCACCACCTCCAGTTGCTAATGATCTCTTGGCGAAGCGAAAGAGACGCCGTCCACGCAAAGATGAAACCACAACACAGCCTCAACAAGAAAACGTTAACCTGGTTGGTAAGACGTTTTCTGCTGTGGTCGCAGGATCTTTCGACACGGGGCACATCGTCAATGTCAAGGTGAACGACAGTGACACGGAACTGATAGGTTTCGTGTTCATGAAGGGAAAAGTCACTCCGGTAGCTCCTGAAAACGACGTGGCTCCCCATGTTAAAATGGTTGCGAAAGAAGGAATCAAGAACCAAACTGATCTCCCTCCTAATGATCAACCAGTGAAAGATGTGGAGATCTGTGAATCTGCTCGACCGTTGTCTCTAGTGCCGTATCAGAGCGATGACGAAGAACCCAAGGAAGCTGTGGTGGAGGAGAGAGATGGAGTTATGGAAGAAGGAGAAGCTGCGACTCCTTTGCTGGAGTTTTTTCCAACTCCGGAGGCGACCGTGGTGGCTTCTCAACAGAATCTTGCCTTGGCACAGAAAGAAGAGGCTACAGGTGAGGCTCGTGGGTTTGGTGTTGAGGAACCTGTTGGTCCGGTAGAGAAAGTGCCGCAGGAGCTTAGGCTAGAGCTTGGGAACAAGATGATAATGAGTGGAGACAGCAAAAATGGAACAGATCCTAACACATCTGTGTCCAAGAGTGGCTTCGTAGCGAATTTGTTTGAAGGAGAAGGCAATAAGGTTGACTGTGCCATGGAGGAAGAAGCAGCTCCATCAGTTCCGTAG